GCGCGGCGGCCCAGGATATCTACGATGACGGCAACCAGTGCACCCTCGACGTCTGCGAGATCGATGAGCCGCGGCATCTCCTGTTGAATGAGGTCACGTGCCCCGCCTCGGGCGAGGGGCGATGTCATGAAGGCACCTGCGTGCAGTGTGTCGACACGGACGCTTCGCTGCGCTGTCCCGGCGGGCGCGCGTGTGATGGCGTCTGGTGCGTGCCGGAGCACTGCGTGAACGACGTGCAGGACGTCGGCCTTGGAGAGACAGGCTTCAACTGCGGTGGCCCGTGCCGGCCCTGCCAGGCGGGGGACCGCTGCCGCGCGGCCACGGACTGCATGAGCGGCGTGTGCACGAACGAGACCTGCATGATCCCGACCTGCAGCGACGGGGTGAAGAACGGCCGGGAGTCCGGCGTCGACTGCGGCAAGCAGTACTGCCCGCGCTGCGCGCCGGGCCGGGGCTGCCAGACCGGCGCGGACTGCACGAGCGGCGTGTGCTGGGCCGGCGTCTGCGAGGCCCCCACCTGCACGGACGGCGTGAAGAACGGCGACGAGGCCGGCGTCGACTGCGGCGGCGCGGGGTGCGGCGGGCCGTGTCCTGGCTGATCCTGGCGGACGGGCGAGCGGCACGTGCGCGCGTGGGTGGAAGGATGGCCATTCCCGTCTGGGGTCATCGGTCGCGTTCCACGTCATGCCGACGTGCGGCGTCACCTTGTGCGGGCGCGTCGTCGGGGTGGCGATAGGCGGGCACGCACACACCAACACGTACGTTGCCGGGCCGCTGGGCTGGTCGATGAGCGGCTATGTGGATTGGGTCGGCGAGGGTAGTTGTATGCTCCCGGGCTCCGTGGCCGTCGTCGTCGTTGAAGGCGTGTCGATGGGCGAGGCGACGATCTACGTGTGACCAGGAAAAGAGACCTCCTCCCCCGCGCCGGCTCCCGCTCGCAGCGCTCACGCGGGGGCGGACGTCATTCATCCTCCGCCGCGCCGTGCGCCAGCACCGTCTCTCCACCGTTCTTGTCGAGCTCGATGAGCCGGCAGGGCGTCGCCTTCTGGAGCCGCTCTGCCAGCGGGCGGGAGTGCGTCGTGATCCACAGCTGACTCCGGGAGGCCGCGTGCACAAGGAGATCCCCGAGCGGCCCGAGCAGATCCGGATGCAGGCTCGTCTCCGGTTCGTTCAGCGCCATCAGCAGCGGAGGCCTCGGGCTCAGCAGCGCCGCCAGGAGGCAGAGATAGCGCGCCGTGCCGTCCGAGAACTCGCGGGCGTCGAGCGGCCGTGACATCCCTGGCAAGCCGAGCTCGACGCGGAACCGCCCCTGCGTCGAGGAGACCTCGAGCGACGCGCCGGGGAACGCGCTGGAGACGGCATCCTTCAAGGCGACCCTGTCGCCGATATCGAGGATCGTCGCCAGCGCCGCGGCGAGATCGTGGCCATCGGTGCTGAGCACCGGCGTCCGCACCCCGACCTGCTCGACCCGCAACGGTGCGCCGGAGTCGGTGCGGAAGTGGTGATAGAACCGGAAGTTCATCAGCTTTTGCCGCACCACCGAGAGCAATGGAAAGCGGTGCGGCTCCACCACCTGCGCCAGCACCGACTCCGAGCCCCAGAGCGAGAAGGGAAAGGTCACGCGCTGGCCGTCCGCGTCGCGCGCGAAGGCCGAGCCCGCGGCCCGCTCCAGCATCGGCAGGCGGCGGCGCTTGTCGAGCAACCAGAGTTTCTCTTCCTTGATGTCCGGATCCAGCTCGAACGGCCCTCCAGGCGGCGGCGTCAGTCCGCACTGAAGCTCGTAGACGAGCTGCTCCAGCCGCACCCGCAGCGTCATCCGCACCGGGCCTTTGCTGCGCTGGCCAGCCCAGAGCACCGAGGGCATCCCGCCCTCCTCGGCCAGCGTGCGCGCGAAGCTCCCGCTCGCCGCGGAGCCGAGCAGCACCATGGTGCGATAGAGATTGGTCTTGCCGACGCCGTTCGGTCCGACAATGACGTTGACCTGCGCGAGGGGGAGCGTCAGCTCACGGATCGAGCGGTATCCCGCGACGTGGAGCTCCTGGACCGTCATCCCGCCCAGGATAGCCTATCGCGGTCACCGGCCTTCAAAACGAGTCGCTCAGCCTGTCTGCGGGGGGAGCGACCCGGCGTGGTCGACGCGCATCTGGCTCACCAACGAAACGGCGCTCGGCTTCCACGTCTCGCTGCTCGAGCCATACTACGGGCTCCACCTCCCCGGCATCCCCGAGGAGCCGCCGGTGCCGCCCGCCGCGGTCCTCTACCGCAGGCGGTGCTCGCGGAGCACGTCGGCCGGCACCGCCTCGCGCGCGAGCTCGCAGAGCCGCGCGTGGTGCGTGAAGAACAGCACCTGCGTCGTCCCCGCGAGCTCGCCGAGCACCGCGAGGGCGGCCCGGGCGCGGTCGTCGTCGAAGTGAATCAGGATGTCGTCCAGGATGAGCGGCATCGGCTCGCCCGTCCGGGCGTGATGCTCGAGGCTCGCGAGGCGCAGCG
The nucleotide sequence above comes from Sorangium aterium. Encoded proteins:
- a CDS encoding AAA family ATPase translates to MTVQELHVAGYRSIRELTLPLAQVNVIVGPNGVGKTNLYRTMVLLGSAASGSFARTLAEEGGMPSVLWAGQRSKGPVRMTLRVRLEQLVYELQCGLTPPPGGPFELDPDIKEEKLWLLDKRRRLPMLERAAGSAFARDADGQRVTFPFSLWGSESVLAQVVEPHRFPLLSVVRQKLMNFRFYHHFRTDSGAPLRVEQVGVRTPVLSTDGHDLAAALATILDIGDRVALKDAVSSAFPGASLEVSSTQGRFRVELGLPGMSRPLDAREFSDGTARYLCLLAALLSPRPPLLMALNEPETSLHPDLLGPLGDLLVHAASRSQLWITTHSRPLAERLQKATPCRLIELDKNGGETVLAHGAAEDE